AGAAGGTCGTGGGAAGTGGGAACGTGCGGACTCGCGATCTCAGCGTCATGCTTGGCGATGATTTTGCCGAATTTTCCAGTAGAATTCCCGGTGTTTTTTATTTTATCGGCACTGGTAACGAAAGCAAGGGAACGAATATTGCTCATCATCATCCCCGGTTCGATATCGACGAGGATTCGCTTCCCCTTGGCGTGGAGATGCATGTGCGGTTGGCGCTGGAGTATCTGAATGAGGCGATCTGTAATTCGTAGAAGCATTTCAGAGCGAACCGGGGGGCAAGAGGAAGGGTTCGCAGAGGAAAAAAGGAAGCAGTATTCGTTCGAGCATTCTGAGTAGCGGTTTTCGGCTTTTGAGGCGTCCTCGGTTTCACGTCCCGAAAAATCCGGCAAAGAAAGGGTGTGGCGTTATGCAACATGTGCTCGATGCGATTATCAGTATTTCCGGGTGGCTTTGGGGTCCTCCCATTCTGATTCTGCTCGCTGTCGGCGGCGTCTTCATGACCTTTCGACTCGGTTTTTTTCAGTTCCGGTATTTTTTCTATATTCTGAGTGCTACTCTCGGGAAAATGTTCAGCAAAAAAAAATCAGATGAGGGAGAGGGGACTCTTTCCGCCTTTCAGGCATTAACTTCGGCTGTTGCCTGTACCGTCGGCGCTGGTAATATCGTCGGCGTGCCGGTCGCCATTGTGTTCGGCGGACCCGGCGCTATCTTCTGGATGTGGATGATCGCCCTGCTGGGAATGTCGTTAAAATACAGTGAAGTTATTCTTGCCATAAAATACCGCACGAAGAACGCTCTCGGCGAGTATGTAGGCGGTCCGGCTCACTATATGAGCAAGGGACTGAACATGAAATGGCTGGCTGGCATCTTCGCACTCAGTCTGATGCTGGAGGTCGCCATCAGTTCGATGACCCAGGCCAACGCTCTGGCCGGTTCGGCGCAAGCATCCATGAATATTCCGCCGCTTGTTTCGGGCATCGTCGTCATGCTCCTTTCGGGAATCGTTGTCATCGGCGGCGTGAAACGCCTCGGAAAGTTCACGGAAAAGTTGGTTCCGTTCATGGCCACGATCTATATTTTCGCTTCGCTGATAATAGTGGTTCTCAATTATGCCCGGATTCCCGACATGCTCGCGATGATCTTTGAATACGCCTTCGCGCCGATGTCCGCCATCGGGGGATTCGCCGGTTCCAGTATCGCTCTGGCTGTTCGCTGGGGTGTGGCCAGGGGGCTGTACTCCAACGAGGCCGGTCTGGGAACCGCTCCCATAGCGCATGCCGCCGCAGTGACCGATCACCCTGTTCGTCAGGGGTTGTGGGGTGTTGTTGAAATCTTTATAGATACCATCGTCATTTGTACCTGCACGGCTTTTGTTATTCTCTCCACCGGAGTGTGGCAGAGCGCGGACGCCACGTCTGTCGGAGGCGGTCTGACTACATTGGCCTTCACGGAGATGTTCGGCACCGCCGGCGGTATCCTGATCACGATTTGTCTTATTCTTTTCGTTTTTTCCACGCTTATCGTTTTGATCTGGTACGGCGAAAAGCAGGCTGAATTTTTGTTTGGAGAAAAGACAGCTCTTGTCTACCGCTGGATCTGTATTTTGCTTATACCTGTGGGCGCCATGGGAGCCGCCACCTTTTTGTGGCAGTTCCTTGATCTGACGCTTGCGCTCATTCTGTTTCCCAATATGCTCGCCATTCTGCTGCTCCACAAGGAGATTGTTGCGGCGACCAGGGAGTTCTTCCATACGCCCGGAATGTACTATCTCAAAGATAAAGAGAACGCAGGAGCAAAGTAACCGCTGCGACATCGTCCGGCGCCCGTCAGAAACAATTGTTCTAATCATAAGGAGGAGAATATGAAAAACGTCTGGGAAGAAGCGCTGTTCAATCTCGCCAAAGCCGCTGAAGCCATGGATCTCGAACCGGAGATTCTGGAGCGGCTCTCCACCCCCATGCGGTTCACCGAGTTCACCATTCCCGTCCGTATGGACGATGGATCGAAGAAGCTCTTCACGGCCTATCGTTCGCGCCACCAGGATGCCACCGGCCCGACCAAGGACGGCACGCGTGTTCACCCTCGGTTGACGCCCGAGGAGATAAAGGCCCTGTCGCTCTTTATGAGCGTCAAGCACGCGGTGGCAGGCATCCCGGCGGGGGGAGGAAAGGGCGGCATCAAGGCCGATCCTTCCGCCATGAGCGAAGGAGAGTACGAGCGCCTTATCCGCGGATTCATCAGAAGGCTCGAACCGAAAGGGGCGTTCGCCGACGTTCCCGGCGCGGATATCGGCACGGGTACGCAGGCTATGGCGTGGATGCTCGACGAGTACGAGCAGATCACAGGGAACCATTCCCTGGCGGCGATCAACGATAAACCCTTCGAACTGGGGGGCTCCCGCGGCGGCTATGAGGCTACGGGGTGGGGGGTGGCGCGCTGCGCTGCGGAGGCCGCCAAAGAACAAGGACTGGAGTCCGAGGGCCTTCGCGTCGCGATACAGGGTTTCGGCCAAGTGGGGTCCGTCGCGGCGTGCAAGCTTTTCGAGCTGGGGTACGCGATCGTCGCCGTCTCCGATATCGGCGGGGCGGTGAAGAACAGCGGGGGGCTGGATATCCCCGCGCTTGTCGCCCATACGGCCGAAACAGGCTCGGTTGCGGGATTCTCCGGAGGAGAGCCTGCGGATGCCGGCAGCATTCTCGAAACGGAGTGCGATATTCTCATTCCCGCGGCCGTGCAGGACGTCATCACCGAGGAGAACGCAGGGCGGATCTCCGCGAGTATAGTGGTCGAGGCGGCGAACGGCCCCACCACTCCGGGTGCGGATACGCTCCTCTCTTCGAGAGGCATCGTCGTCATCCCCGATGTGGTGGCGAACAGCGGCGGCGCCATAGTGTGCGACTTCGAGAGAACCCAGGGGCTGAGCAGCAACTGGTGGAGTCTTGAAGAGGTGGAGCAGCGTCTGAACAGCCGTATTCTGGCCGCATACCGTGAGGCCCGGGAGAAAGCGGTTGAAAAGGGCGTCTCCATGAGGCTCGGAGCCTGGATCAACGCTATCGGGAAAATACGTTCGGCCATGCTGCTTCGCGGCTGGTGCTGATGTTTTTTAGGAGGAATGAGAAGGAATGCATGTGCCGAGCGACATAGAGATAGCGCAGGGAGCGAAACTGAGGTCGATAGCGGAGATAGCTGAGAAGCTTGGAATAGGAGAGGCGGAGCTTGAGCAGTATGGGAGATACAAAGCGAAGGTATCGCCGGAAGTATGGGAGCGAGTGAAGGGGAACCCTGACGGGAAGCTGATATTGGTGACGGCGATAACGCCGACGCCCGCGGGCGAGGGGAAGACCACCACCACCGTGGGACTGGCCCAGGCACTGGCGAAGCGGGGGAAGAAGACGAGCCTCGCCATCCGCGAACCGTCCTTGGGCCCCAGCTTCGGTATCAAGGGAGGGGCGGCCGGAGGCGGCTACAGCCAGGTCATCCCCATGGAGGACATCAACCTCCACTTCACGGGCGACCTTCATGCGATCACCACGGCGCACAACCTGATATCGGCGATGGTGGACAACCACATCCAGCAGGGCAACGAGCTGAATCTCGATCCGCGGAGAGTCGTCTGGAGACGGGTGATGGACCTCAACGAACGAGCGCTTCGGAGCGTCATCGTCGGTCTTGGAGGCAGGGCAAACGGCGTACCGCGCGAAAGCGGGTTCGACATCACCGTGGCATCGGAGATCATGGCCATATTGTGCCTGTCGACCGACCTCATGGACCTGAAGACGCGTATCGCAAAGATCGTCGTCGGCTACACGTACGACGGCAAGGCCGTCACAGTGGGGGAGATCGGGGCGTCGGGATCGGCGGCGGTGCTGTTGAAGGACGCGGTGAAGCCGAACCTTG
The DNA window shown above is from Aminivibrio sp. and carries:
- a CDS encoding Glu/Leu/Phe/Val dehydrogenase, translating into MKNVWEEALFNLAKAAEAMDLEPEILERLSTPMRFTEFTIPVRMDDGSKKLFTAYRSRHQDATGPTKDGTRVHPRLTPEEIKALSLFMSVKHAVAGIPAGGGKGGIKADPSAMSEGEYERLIRGFIRRLEPKGAFADVPGADIGTGTQAMAWMLDEYEQITGNHSLAAINDKPFELGGSRGGYEATGWGVARCAAEAAKEQGLESEGLRVAIQGFGQVGSVAACKLFELGYAIVAVSDIGGAVKNSGGLDIPALVAHTAETGSVAGFSGGEPADAGSILETECDILIPAAVQDVITEENAGRISASIVVEAANGPTTPGADTLLSSRGIVVIPDVVANSGGAIVCDFERTQGLSSNWWSLEEVEQRLNSRILAAYREAREKAVEKGVSMRLGAWINAIGKIRSAMLLRGWC
- a CDS encoding sodium:alanine symporter family protein, translating into MQHVLDAIISISGWLWGPPILILLAVGGVFMTFRLGFFQFRYFFYILSATLGKMFSKKKSDEGEGTLSAFQALTSAVACTVGAGNIVGVPVAIVFGGPGAIFWMWMIALLGMSLKYSEVILAIKYRTKNALGEYVGGPAHYMSKGLNMKWLAGIFALSLMLEVAISSMTQANALAGSAQASMNIPPLVSGIVVMLLSGIVVIGGVKRLGKFTEKLVPFMATIYIFASLIIVVLNYARIPDMLAMIFEYAFAPMSAIGGFAGSSIALAVRWGVARGLYSNEAGLGTAPIAHAAAVTDHPVRQGLWGVVEIFIDTIVICTCTAFVILSTGVWQSADATSVGGGLTTLAFTEMFGTAGGILITICLILFVFSTLIVLIWYGEKQAEFLFGEKTALVYRWICILLIPVGAMGAATFLWQFLDLTLALILFPNMLAILLLHKEIVAATREFFHTPGMYYLKDKENAGAK